In one window of Drosophila ananassae strain 14024-0371.13 chromosome XR, ASM1763931v2, whole genome shotgun sequence DNA:
- the LOC6505211 gene encoding trichohyalin isoform X6, whose product MDLRTWKKVLLQWVNECSFIESNYITLEQTDIEGFFTVYVQQAEAETEVAQALQSQLEHPTQSPGGRNTRRPTALQAFIKEIYPEFTLHLDNFGHLVGSDYLYVYTLLLHYTCVKRPSEFFHSICKKLSDATQTCVASFFQQTMDRPQLTRDCLRQAIANVACVIRTTQNSSEVPGGGGGGGGGGGGGGGGGSGGNPGSTPRARPRRSTPNSLSPDSDGSDNGSSLGDDIHADDPHTEAAVGQILSGSSTVESPGPPASTPLHRDPKREQKRLRERAQALATSGDGADMQAPPTPKTELLEQRNKELLGLRALLETERYEKNVLEEQIMENEHLINSLAKENKVKKIQLAKLKADRNDEEDGDMRNYVPNEFDHLKRSLMKEITQKEALIAETSDKLQDLRTEKAEVDNKLKMASEQVVVCMDRIRELELRAEEANQLLAAKNSTISAMERDKEELEQCLQEAREELHNRREVLNASSDLLNCSLSPNTTPENLASSVIDKQLRERELENTELRDEIQKMQKTLQKLTEDVEDTLKQFSLKEVQPGGSFASRVRSAFGIMETGYEEELAKVKDMKEQMEAQSQMQEKLFESNKAMTLLIEEQKSEIGKLKGQNSDLERSSAEMIQKYEKELQAVKEHCERELQEQKHCHEAIQRHDKELREKLAEADDHLEKMKQQLVEKEEQFAQLGRNLKVICEKNKDLECRAARLHNQQELVRAKYLQCQQQLVAKTTDISQLADNLDTADWDSTLARIDEVIEARNRLIAENSALQSELLQNRERIQTAEQRLSQFEEVERSLQAENTAVKEQHAVLNEMHTTMNMEHVALNVEHAAVSKELAALKEELQEANERYATMRQRNHDFINQVNEDLTRRELALKQEFRDQEDEMAKRLRRAFQRADDFLHRITDLVTIDLPPRTDRSTLDSLAAEEEVWSSELTQAENLLTAEICERSKQLADLRTETDQLARDQEKRMELIGSLNNCIKELRSSLEQKQREVAEAQAQLATAVLTDEDSLAALKSRLDLDSSDDVIGNCLIHIQQMDDSRQFLEADNERLTRARHKLEEEVQQLHDQIAADQTAHIMKRLNGSIQNLEQVNEKLSTDYAKLQLLHSDMEHSLTQAELKVESMTTHLTNTRDKIAKLEEGNGLKALRITELEKQLKDLVIEVKIREAKAVKMEDLYVMKMKSVKDDLQEQVREKVTALEEHHKMKMKSAELEKEVQIKELEVQLSEQQEKLSEKQQKLSEQQEKLSEQEEKLSEKVQKLSEQETKLSEQEQKLSEQEQKLSQQEKKISEQEEQLIRKEEKHLEEIKNMKADCSGSIHQLEKEHWKQVQGLQEELAETNREMCKQLSDHAQEMRQLQQKAVDIHRLEELKTANAEMVAERKDMEVQLKQLEEEMKREKQLAQQEIDQLKARLRESEEQMDALVLDLEQSKRLAKEESERLAQEIQKQAAELKEATKQAKLAQEELVMTKLVLQEQGASRKEEVDGLLAELVELREKAQEEEDSKDAEKLEIEALKEALSLSKDQAKEEIAKFKEQQAQAHSHAADAKNREHHLAQREIGKLTKQLSQAHSRLEEAKSQEQEKIAALQQELAETQEATKEKIAALQQELAETQEATKEKIEEVRKQATMSEEHQKALQEIEVLREKLSHALADMEKQVKALTEARKNEEQTFQEEKERLKEELAKAEELVRKAENCTQQERQQAQEEILTLKEQLCAALKENGNEKAKGLEEIERLTGQLREAQQSVQEQMRLLAETKSQTEQLAKAASENFEEQLRLESRKLEEERLNSNQLSADLRKQEQELRRLRGQLTTQTTRVEKDSVALEESQAEAKRLQEELGQAKAVQEEQSAMIEMLKRDKEAVLREIHLVKERTQGADREHQVAVATLEDQLETLEKLRVQAEIERSAAHERITKLEAMRESQEREVRDLNAQLADAEQEKVRLNLEIGGLNSEIGQCRQTLAKQADDIVVLQQSIETVQLERQREREQLAQLQERLNEVQQELDGNRLVHDALHFELEEKTRELEQEQGECTERVQRYVCRVEELERELADSQNQVQMLQNRNPSPTADLGATYSKSDAPPADADAQAQGDLLRQSEARNNKLELDCQILQAKYREAKEEIQRCEQKIKDQRLEMEGKLDKMKNKMRSLYTAEVTRMKEKQERDAAGNKAELEALTAQNAKYEEHTRKLSNQIVRLNEKILEQQKQHAITSTKLRHLQMQPVGEPLKPTPPTASIGSTAASSDDWQPFKRPSAPSSNLAMEDEEGEVFNNTYLTDLKLGRVPDVITAEELNYRNSLQPPHLKSAYAAQYDLGSHDEEFKDGPHSLDDSMSALLSSSTSHGTRKKSMGTHYKRPGPPTPSKHGGRLSFGSSEPPREILRECGDHNNGSSKTPARFKFLSSRFSVGSSGLPRDENSPPKRRLSNMFKRK is encoded by the exons ATGGACTTGCGTACCTGGAAGAAGGTTCTCCTGCAATGG GTCAACGAGTGCAGCTTCATCGAGAGCAACTACATCACTCTGGAGCAGACCGACATCGAGGGCTTCTTCACCGTCTACGTACAACAGGCCGAGGCCGAGACGGAAGTGGCCCAGGCCCTGCAGTCCCAGCTGGAGCATCCAACCCAATCCCCCGGCGGACGCAACACCCGACGACCCACTGCCCTCCAGGCTTTTATCAAAG AAATCTATCCAGAGTTCACCCTACATCTGGACAACTTTGGTCATCTGGTTGGCTCCGACTATCTGTATGTCTACACCCTGCTGCTCCACTACACCTGCGTGAAGCGCCCCAGCGAATTCTTCCACTCCATTTGCAAGAAACTATCCGATGCGACACAGACCTGTGTCGCTTCGTTTTTTCAGCAAACGATGGATAGGCCACAACTTACCCGAGACTGTTTGCGACAAGCGATAGCCAACGTTGCTTGTGTGATACGAACGACACAGAATTCCTCGGAAGTGCcaggcggtggcggtggcggtggcggtggcggtggcggtggcggtggcggtggcagtgGAGGGAATCCGGGCAGTACGCCACGGGCACGACCACGTCGCTCCACACCAAACTCGCTGAGTCCCGACAGCGATGGCAGCGACAACGGTAGCAGTCTGGGTGATGACATACACGCCGATGACCCACACACAGAAGCGGCAGTGGGTCAAATATTATCGGGTTCGTCCACGGTGGAGTCGCCAGGTCCGCCGGCCAGTACTCCTCTGCATCGGGACCCGAAACGGGAGCAGAAGAGGCTGCGCGAACGGGCCCAAGCCCTGGCAACTAGCGGCGATGGTGCGGATATGCAGGCTCCGCCCACGCCCAAAACAGAGCTCCTGGAGCAAAGAAACAAAGAACTGCTGGGACTACGTGCCCTCCTAGAAACGGAAAGATACGAGAAGAATGTGCTCGAGGAGCAGATCATGGAGAACGAGCATCTCATTAACTCATTAGCCAAAG AGAACAAGGTGAAGAAGATACAGCTGGCCAAGCTGAAGGCAGACCGGAACGATGAGGAGGACGGGGATATGCGCAACTATGTCCCGAATGAGTTCGATCAT CTGAAACGGAGTCTGATGAAGGAGATCACCCAGAAGGAGGCCCTAATTGCGGAGACATCGGATAAGCTGCAGGATTTGCGAACCGAAAAGGCCGAGGTGGACAACAAG CTGAAAATGGCATCCGAGCAAGTGGTGGTGTGCATGGACCGGATCCGCGAACTGGAGCTGCGGGCGGAGGAGGCCAACCAGCTGCTGGCCGCGAAGAACAGCACGATCAGTGCCATGGAGCGTGACAAGGAGGAACTGGAGCAGTGTCTGCAGGAGGCGCGTGAGGAGCTCCACAATCGTCGTGAAGTCCTCAACGCCTCCTCAGATCTGCTGAATTGCTCCTTGTCGCCGAACACCACGCCGGAGAATCTGGCCAGCTCGGTCATAGACAAGCAGCTGCGGGAGCGAGAGCTGGAGAATACCGAGCTGAGGGACGAGATCCAAAAGATGCAGAAGACCCTGCAGAAGCTAACCGAAGATGTGGAGGATACTCTGAAGCAGTTCTCCCTGAAGGAGGTCCAACCCGGTGGCTCCTTTGCCTCCCGCGTTCGAAGCGCCTTTGGCATCATGGAGACCGGCTATGAGGAGGAGCTGGCCAAGGTCAAGGACATGAAGGAGCAGATGGAAGCGCAGAGCCAGATGCAGGAGAAGCTATTCGAGAGCAACAAGGCGATGACTCTCCTCATCGAGGAGCAGAAGTCGGAAATAGGCAAGCTGAAGGGCCAGAACTCGGACTTGGAGAGGTCTTCGGCGGAAATGATTCAGAAATACGAGAAGGAGCTGCAGGCCGTCAAGGAGCACTGCGAGCGGGAGCTGCAGGAGCAGAAGCACTGCCACGAGGCGATCCAGCGGCACGACAAGGAGCTCAGGGAGAAGCTGGCGGAGGCGGACGACCACCTCGAGAAGATGAAGCAGCAGCTGGTGGAGAAGGAGGAGCAGTTCGCCCAACTGGGCAGGAACCTGAAAGTGATTTGCGAGAAGAACAAGGACCTGGAGTGTCGGGCTGCCCGGCTGCACAACCAACAGGAGCTGGTGCGGGCCAAGTACCTCCAATGTCAGCAGCAACTGGTGGCCAAGACCACCGACATCAGTCAGCTGGCCGATAACCTGGACACCGCCGACTGGGACAGTACACTGGCCCGCATCGACGAGGTGATCGAAGCCAGGAACCGCTTGATAGCCGAGAACAGTGCCCTGCAATCGGAGCTTCTCCAGAACCGGGAACGCATCCAAACGGCAGAGCAGCGCCTGAGCCAGTTCGAGGAGGTGGAACGTAGCCTGCAGGCGGAGAACACCGCTGTCAAGGAGCAGCACGCCGTTCTGAACGAGATGCACACCACTATGAACATGGAGCACGTCGCCCTAAACGTGGAGCACGCCGCCGTGTCCAAGGAGCTCGCCGCTCTGAAGGAGGAGCTGCAAGAGGCCAATGAACGCTATGCGACGATGCGTCAGCGCAACCACGACTTCATCAACCAGGTCAACGAAGATCTCACCCGGCGGGAGCTGGCCCTGAAGCAGGAGTTCCGCGACCAGGAGGACGAGATGGCCAAGCGCTTGCGTCGGGCCTTCCAGCGGGCGGACGACTTCTTGCATCGCATCACGGACCTGGTGACCATCGACCTGCCACCCCGCACGGATCGCTCCACTTTGGACTCTCTAGCTGCCGAGGAGGAGGTCTGGAGCTCGGAGCTGACCCAGGCAGAGAACCTGCTAACGGCGGAGATCTGCGAGCGGTCCAAGCAGTTGGCCGATCTGCGGACGGAGACGGATCAGCTGGCTCGGGATCAGGAGAAGCGGATGGAGCTCATCGGTTCGCTGAACAACTGCATCAAGGAGCTGCGCTCCTCCCTGGAGCAGAAGCAGCGGGAAGTGGCCGAGGCACAGGCCCAGCTGGCCACTGCCGTTCTGACGGATGAGGATTCGTTGGCGGCTCTGAAGTCGCGACTGGACCTGGACTCGTCGGACGACGTCATCGGCAACTGCCTGATCCACATCCAGCAGATGGACGACAGTCGTCAGTTCCTGGAGGCGGACAACGAGCGCCTGACCCGAGCCAGGCACAAGCTGGAGGAGGAAGTGCAGCAACTGCACGACCAGATCGCCGCCGACCAGACCGCTCACATAATGAAGCGCCTGAACGGCTCCATCCAGAATCTGGAGCAGGTGAACGAGAAGCTCAGCACCGACTACGCCAAGCTGCAGCTCCTCCACTCCGACATGGAGCACTCCCTCACCCAGGCCGAATTGAAGGTGGAGTCCATGACCACCCATCTGACGAACACCAGGGACAAGATTGCCAAGCTGGAGGAAGGCAATGGGCTGAAGGCTCTGCGCATCACCGAGCTGGAGAAGCAGCTGAAGGACCTGGTCATTGAGGTCAAGATAAGGGAGGCCAAGGCGGTCAAGATGGAGGATCTGTATGTTATGAAGATGAAGTCCGTGAAGGACGACCTGCAGGAGCAGGTGCGGGAGAAGGTGACCGCGCTGGAGGAGCATCATAAGATGAAGATGAAGTCTGCCGAGCTGGAGAAGGAGGTTCAGATTAAGGAGCTGGAGGTTCAGCTGTCGGAGCAGCAAGAGAAGCTCTCGGAGAAGCAGCAGAAGCTATCGGAGCAGCAGGAGAAGCTATCGGAGCAGGAGGAGAAGCTGTCGGAGAAGGTGCAGAAGTTATCCGAGCAGGAAACGAAGCTATCCGAGCAGGAACAGAAGCTATCGGAGCAGGAACAGAAGCTATCCCAGCAGGAGAAGAAAATCTCGGAGCAAGAGGAGCAGCTCATCCGCAAGGAGGAGAAGCATCTCGAAGAGATCAAGAACATGAAGGCCGACTGTTCCGGTTCGATCCACCAGCTGGAGAAGGAGCACTGGAAGCAGGTGCAGGGCCTGCAGGAGGAGCTGGCCGAGACGAACCGCGAGATGTGCAAACAGTTGTCGGATCATGCCCAGGAGATGCGCCAGCTCCAGCAGAAGGCAGTGGACATCCATCGCCTGGAGGAGCTGAAGACCGCCAATGCCGAGATGGTGGCAGAACGGAAGGACATGGAGGTGCAGCTgaagcagctggaggaggagatGAAGCGGGAGAAGCAGCTGGCCCAGCAGGAGATCGACCAGTTGAAGGCCAGGCTGCGGGAGTCCGAGGAGCAAATGGATGCTCTGGTGCTGGACCTGGAGCAGTCGAAGCGCCTGGCCAAGGAGGAGAGCGAGAGGCTGGCCCAGGAGATCCAGAAGCAGGCCGCGGAGCTTAAGGAAGCCACCAAGCAGGCCAAGCTGGCCCAGGAGGAGCTAGTGATGACCAAGCTGGTACTCCAGGAGCAAGGGGCATCCCGGAAGGAGGAGGTCGATGGACTGCTAGCCGAGCTGGTGGAGCTTCGAGAGAAGgcgcaggaggaggaggactcgAAGGACGCTGAAAAGCTGGAGATCGAGGCTCTCAAGGAGGCCCTGTCCCTCTCCAAGGATCAGGCCAAGGAGGAGATCGCCAAGTTCAAGGAGCAGCAGGCTCAAGCCCACAGCCATGCCGCGGACGCCAAGAACCGGGAGCACCATCTGGCCCAGCGGGAGATCGGCAAGCTGACCAAGCAACTGAGCCAGGCCCACAGCCGGTTGGAGGAAGCGAAGAGCCAGGAGCAGGAGAAGATCGCCGCGCTCCAGCAGGAACTGGCCGAAACCCAGGAGGCCACCAAGGAGAAGATCGCCGCGCTTCAGCAGGAACTGGCCGAAACCCAGGAGGCCACCAAGGAGAAGATCGAGGAGGTCAGGAAGCAGGCCACCATGAGCGAGGAGCACCAGAAGGCGCTGCAAGAGATCGAGGTTCTCAGAGAGAAACTGTCCCACGCCCTGGCCGATATGGAGAAGCAAGTGAAGGCGCTAACCGAGGCCAGGAAGAATGAGGAGCAGACATTCCAGGAGGAGAAGGAGCGGCTCAAGGAGGAGCTGGCCAAGGCCGAGGAGCTGGTCAGAAAGGCGGAGAACTGCACCCAGCAGGAGCGACAGCAGGCCCAGGAGGAGATCCTGACACTGAAGGAGCAGCTGTGCGCCGCCCTGAAGGAGAACGGGAACGAGAAGGCCAAGGGCCTGGAGGAGATCGAGCGGCTCACAGGGCAGCTGAGGGAGGCCCAGCAGAGTGTCCAGGAGCAGATGAGGCTACTGGCCGAGACGAAGAGCCAGACCGAGCAGCTGGCGAAGGCGGCCAGCGAGAACTTCGAGGAGCAGCTGCGCCTCGAGAGCCGgaagctggaggaggagcgTCTGAACTCCAACCAGCTGAGCGCCGATCTTCggaagcaggagcaggagctgcgACGCCTCCGGGGCCAGCTCACCACGCAGACGACGCGCGTCGAGAAGGACTCTGTGGCCCTCGAGGAGTCCCAGGCGGAGGCTAAGCGGTTGCAGGAGGAACTCGGCCAGGCCAAGGCCGTCCAGGAGGAGCAGTCGGCGATGATAGAGATGTTGAAGCGCGATAAGGAGGCAGTGCTGCGGGAAATTCACTTGGTAAAGGAGCGAACCCAAGGGGCGGATCGCGAACATCAAGTGGCGGTGGCTACACTTGAGGATCAGTTGGAGACACTTGAGAAGCTTCGCGTCCAGGCCGAGATCGAGCGATCCGCCGCCCATGAACGCATTACCAAGCTGGAGGCTATGCGCGAGTCCCAGGAGCGTGAGGTGCGCGACCTCAACGCCCAGTTGGCGGATGCCGAGCAGGAGAAGGTGCGCCTCAACCTGGAGATCGGTGGCCTCAACTCTGAGATCGGCCAGTGCCGCCAGACTCTCGCCAAGCAGGCCGATGACATCGTCGTCCTCCAGCAGAGCATCGAGACCGTCCAGCTGGAGCGCCAACGCGAACGGGAGCAGCTGGCCCAGCTCCAGGAGAGGCTCAACGAGGTGCAGCAGGAGCTGGATGGCAATCGACTCGTCCACGATGCCCTGCACTTCGAGCTGGAGGAGAAGACCCGGGAactggagcaggagcagggcGAGTGCACGGAGCGTGTCCAGCGCTATGTCTGCCGCGTCGAGGAGCTGGAACGAGAGCTCGCCGACAGCCAGAACCAGGTGCAGATGCTGCAGAACCGCAACCCCAGTCCCACCGCCGATCTGGGCGCCACCTACAGCAAGTCGGATGCCCCACCGGCGGATGCCGATGCCCAGGCCCAGGGTGATCTGCTGCGACAGAGCGAGGCGAGGAACAACAAGCTGGAGCTGGACTGCCAGATCCTGCAGGCCAAGTACCGGGAGGCCAAGGAGGAGATCCAACGATGCGAGCAGAAGATCAAGGACCAGCGCCTGGAGATGGAGGGCAAGCTGGACAAGATGAAGAACAAGATG CGATCCCTGTACACGGCGGAAGTGACTCGCATGAAGGAGAAGCAGGAGCGGGATGCGGCAGGAAATAAGGCGGAGCTGGAGGCTCTCACAGCGCAG AATGCAAAGTATGAGGAACACACTCGAAAGCTATCGAACCAAATTGTCCGCCTTAACGAGAAGATCCTGGAACAGCAGAAGCAACACGCCATCACCAGCACCAAACTGAGACACCTACAGATGCAGCCAGTCGGCGAGCCACTCAAGCCGACGCCACCAACAGCCTCCATCGGCTCCACCGCGGCGAGCAGCGACGACTGGCAGCCCTTCAAGCGACCCAGTGCCCCGTCCTCGAACCTGGCCATGGAGGATGAGGAGGGCGAGGTCTTCAACAACACCTATCTGACGGATCTCAAGCTTGGCCGTGTTCCAGATGTGATAAC GGCCGAGGAGCTCAACTATCGCAACTCCCTGCAGCCGCCGCATCTGAAGAGCGCCTATGCGGCGCAGTACGATCTGGGCAGTCATGACGAGGAATTTAAA GACGGACCGCACAGCCTGGACGACAGCATGAGCGCCCTGCTGAGCTCCTCGACGAGCCATGGCACGAGGAAGAAGTCGATGGGCACCCATTACAAGCGACCAGGACCACCCACGCCCAGCAAGCATGGCGGTCGGCTGTCCTTCGGCAGTTCGGAGCCACCGCGTGAGATTCTGCGCGAATGTGGCGACCACAACAATGGCTCCTCCAAGACTCCCGCGCGCTTCAAGTTCCTATCCTCGCGCTTCAGCGTGGGCAGCAGCGGCCTGCCACGGGACGAG AATTCTCCTCCAAAGCGACGACTCAGCAACATGTTCAAGCGCAAGTAG